A window from Corynebacterium urogenitale encodes these proteins:
- a CDS encoding tyrosine recombinase XerC — translation MSHSSNTTGSVQTELEHALSGYEDHLRLVLGRSENTIRAYMGDLRAACEGLQSLDQFTLDRARDVLGWAVDNGASRASLARLASSMKSFGGYLVHRGLLPANPVSALKAPKPQRTLPRVLREDQAQEVLDTAREMAQQEKHNPVATRDWAMLELLYATGIRVSELTGADLADVDLDRRFLRVTGKGNKTRVVPFGPTVLSALNAWIDVRHQLFPRNDAKEVPTALFVGVRGGRIDQRQVRRLVRLATGAADGPTLAPHGLRHSAATAVLEGGADLRVVQELLGHSSMVTTQIYTHVGTERLQAVFKQAHPRSGA, via the coding sequence ATGAGTCACTCCAGCAACACCACAGGTTCTGTACAGACGGAACTTGAGCACGCCTTGAGTGGGTACGAGGACCACTTGCGCCTCGTGCTTGGACGTTCTGAGAACACTATTCGGGCGTACATGGGGGACCTCCGTGCGGCTTGTGAAGGCTTGCAGAGTCTTGACCAGTTCACTCTCGATCGTGCCCGTGATGTTTTGGGTTGGGCAGTTGACAATGGTGCTTCGCGCGCAAGCCTTGCCCGGCTTGCTTCCTCGATGAAGAGCTTCGGCGGTTATCTCGTCCACCGTGGACTCCTGCCCGCTAACCCGGTCTCTGCGCTCAAAGCGCCGAAACCTCAGCGCACCTTGCCACGAGTTCTGCGTGAAGACCAAGCGCAGGAGGTATTGGATACAGCACGCGAAATGGCACAGCAGGAAAAGCACAACCCCGTGGCTACTCGCGATTGGGCGATGCTCGAGTTGCTGTATGCCACGGGAATCCGCGTCAGTGAGCTCACGGGAGCCGACCTCGCGGATGTGGATCTCGATCGGCGTTTCCTCCGTGTTACGGGTAAGGGCAACAAGACGCGCGTAGTGCCTTTCGGTCCGACCGTGCTTTCGGCACTCAACGCCTGGATTGACGTGCGCCATCAACTCTTCCCGCGCAATGATGCCAAGGAGGTCCCCACAGCTCTCTTTGTCGGTGTACGTGGTGGCCGCATCGACCAGCGTCAGGTGCGCAGACTTGTCCGTTTAGCCACGGGTGCAGCAGACGGTCCCACGCTGGCACCCCATGGGCTGCGCCATTCCGCAGCAACAGCAGTCTTGGAGGGTGGAGCCGATCTTCGTGTTGTTCAGGAACTCCTCGGACACTCGAGCATGGTAACCACGCAGATCTATACACACGTCGGCACCGAGCGTTTGCAGGCGGTGTTCAAGCAGGCCCATCCCCGCAGTGGTGCTTAG
- a CDS encoding LapA family protein, translating into MTSNISPEPQRQPYNPAEPQVPTNEFQNSGFNTNGTAPQNAPAAQTHPAEPKNKKSKKKNKDKDQKVQGSTAGSTWVALIIGALLLILLLVFILQNQQSVQLQLFVWEMNFPIGIGVLIAAIVGALIMALVGGVRIIQLRREVNRRR; encoded by the coding sequence ATGACGAGTAATATTTCACCGGAACCACAGCGCCAGCCATACAATCCAGCTGAGCCACAGGTACCTACCAACGAGTTCCAGAACAGCGGCTTCAACACCAACGGTACTGCGCCACAGAACGCGCCCGCCGCTCAGACTCACCCAGCAGAGCCGAAGAATAAGAAGTCCAAGAAGAAGAACAAGGACAAGGACCAAAAGGTTCAGGGCTCCACCGCTGGTTCCACCTGGGTGGCGCTCATAATCGGCGCCCTCCTGCTGATCCTCCTGCTAGTTTTCATTCTGCAGAACCAGCAGAGCGTACAGCTGCAGCTGTTCGTGTGGGAGATGAACTTCCCCATCGGCATCGGTGTGCTCATCGCAGCCATCGTCGGCGCGCTCATCATGGCACTCGTGGGTGGCGTCCGCATCATCCAACTGCGCCGCGAAGTCAACCGCAGGCGATAG
- the tsf gene encoding translation elongation factor Ts has translation MANYTAADVKKLRQITGSGMMDCKKALEEAAGDFDKAIEILRIKGAKDVGKRAERSASEGLIAVSGNTMIEVNAETDFVAKNSEFIEFANKVAKAAAAAKANSREELENVQVDGQTALEALQQLSAKIGEKLELKRAATIEGDKVAVYLHHRSADLPPAVGVLVSYTGDNEEAARAAAMQVAALKARYLTIDDVPADVVAKEREIAEATAREEGKPEKALPNIIEGRVKGFFKDAVLVEQPSVTESKKTVKQVADEAGIELTGFIRFEVGQS, from the coding sequence ATGGCGAACTACACCGCAGCAGACGTTAAGAAGCTCCGCCAGATCACCGGCTCCGGCATGATGGACTGCAAGAAGGCCCTGGAGGAAGCCGCAGGCGACTTCGACAAGGCCATCGAGATCCTGCGCATCAAGGGTGCCAAGGACGTGGGTAAGCGCGCCGAGCGCTCCGCATCCGAAGGCCTCATCGCCGTTTCCGGCAACACCATGATCGAGGTCAACGCTGAGACCGACTTCGTGGCTAAGAACTCCGAGTTCATCGAGTTCGCTAACAAGGTTGCGAAGGCCGCTGCTGCTGCCAAGGCAAACTCCCGCGAAGAGCTGGAGAACGTACAGGTCGACGGCCAGACCGCACTTGAGGCTCTTCAACAGCTGTCCGCCAAGATTGGCGAGAAGTTGGAGCTGAAGCGCGCCGCCACCATCGAGGGCGACAAGGTTGCTGTTTACCTGCACCACCGCTCTGCTGATCTGCCACCAGCCGTTGGCGTGCTGGTGTCCTACACCGGTGACAACGAGGAGGCTGCACGCGCAGCTGCCATGCAGGTTGCCGCCCTCAAGGCTCGCTACCTGACCATCGATGACGTCCCAGCTGATGTTGTGGCTAAGGAGCGCGAGATCGCAGAGGCTACCGCTCGCGAGGAGGGCAAGCCGGAGAAGGCTCTGCCGAATATCATCGAGGGTCGCGTGAAGGGCTTCTTCAAGGATGCCGTTCTGGTTGAGCAGCCTTCTGTGACCGAGTCCAAGAAGACCGTCAAGCAGGTTGCTGATGAGGCTGGCATCGAACTGACCGGCTTCATCCGTTTCGAGGTTGGCCAGTCCTAA
- the pyrH gene encoding UMP kinase, whose protein sequence is MLKLGGEMFGGGQVGVDPDVVQNVARQIAEVTKTGTEVAVVIGGGNFFRGAELQQRGLDRSRSDYMGMLGTVMNCLALQDFLMQEGVDCRVQTAIQMTQVAEPYLPLRADRHLQKGRVVIFGAGMGMPYFSTDTTAAQRALEIGCDVLLMAKAVDGVYSDDPRTNPDAELFTEITPREVIEKGLKVADATAFSLCMDNEMPILVFNLLTDGNIARAVAGEKIGTLVQSK, encoded by the coding sequence ATGCTCAAGCTCGGCGGCGAGATGTTCGGTGGTGGGCAAGTAGGTGTGGATCCAGATGTCGTGCAAAACGTTGCCCGTCAGATCGCTGAAGTCACAAAAACCGGGACGGAAGTTGCAGTGGTGATCGGCGGTGGAAACTTCTTCCGCGGTGCCGAGCTCCAGCAGCGTGGCCTCGACCGTTCACGCTCCGATTACATGGGTATGCTCGGCACAGTCATGAACTGCCTGGCGCTGCAGGATTTCCTCATGCAGGAGGGCGTGGACTGCCGCGTGCAGACCGCCATTCAGATGACGCAGGTAGCCGAACCGTACCTGCCATTGCGCGCGGATCGCCACCTACAGAAGGGGCGCGTGGTGATCTTCGGAGCCGGTATGGGCATGCCATACTTCTCCACGGACACGACAGCCGCTCAGCGCGCATTGGAGATCGGCTGTGATGTCCTCCTGATGGCAAAGGCCGTGGATGGGGTGTACAGCGATGACCCTCGCACTAACCCGGACGCGGAGCTGTTTACCGAAATCACCCCGCGCGAGGTGATTGAAAAGGGGCTCAAGGTAGCGGACGCTACTGCTTTTTCTCTGTGCATGGATAACGAGATGCCGATCCTCGTCTTCAACCTGCTGACCGACGGCAATATCGCACGCGCAGTTGCGGGTGAGAAGATCGGCACATTGGTTCAGTCCAAGTAA
- the dprA gene encoding DNA-processing protein DprA, with translation MNNTRAREADRRRAAWIYLRHVIEGSRPDVLDLLWPGGWEHRISNDVPGAVEELARRIYRRDSKLPQAVLDTTSHRADCDPWQEWEQASAQGLRLLTPEDDEWPVELDAAFITMGRAGADSSAGVRGQAEAPFALWVRGEGNLAQLVQRSITVVGTRAATRYGRQITHQFSTELAEQRYTIVSGGAEGIDKSAHRAALEAGVPTVVFLACGADVAYPRKNQELFDAILCNGGLVVSEYAPGTPPARHRFLTRNRLAAAVSRATLMVEAPYRSGAINTMNWAEAMLKPCLAVPGPVDVAASQGSLRRIQQGRAHLIRNTQDILEILEPVGAQLEIPLSGDEAMEEGPALSWQETAVFDAAGVEHDATGQLAQIQRDTGLSSQMIVRTVRKLESAGLLRREGDRWVKTHEEEGRPTIR, from the coding sequence ATGAACAATACGAGGGCTAGGGAAGCGGATCGACGCCGCGCAGCCTGGATCTACCTGCGGCATGTCATCGAGGGATCACGGCCAGATGTCCTTGATTTATTGTGGCCCGGAGGATGGGAACATCGAATTTCGAACGATGTGCCAGGGGCCGTGGAAGAACTCGCTCGGCGAATCTACCGGCGAGACAGTAAATTGCCCCAGGCTGTTCTCGATACGACATCACACAGAGCCGACTGCGACCCGTGGCAGGAATGGGAGCAGGCCAGCGCCCAGGGTTTGCGACTGCTCACACCCGAAGATGATGAATGGCCAGTTGAGCTGGACGCAGCGTTTATCACCATGGGACGTGCAGGCGCGGATAGTAGCGCGGGCGTTCGAGGACAAGCGGAAGCCCCTTTTGCATTGTGGGTTCGGGGTGAGGGGAACCTCGCACAACTGGTCCAACGCTCTATCACTGTGGTGGGCACCCGCGCGGCTACGCGCTACGGGAGACAGATCACTCACCAGTTCAGTACAGAATTGGCGGAACAGAGATACACGATAGTGTCCGGAGGAGCAGAGGGCATCGACAAATCAGCGCATCGGGCTGCATTGGAAGCGGGCGTTCCCACAGTGGTGTTTCTCGCCTGCGGGGCGGATGTCGCCTATCCGCGAAAGAACCAGGAACTTTTCGATGCGATCCTGTGCAACGGTGGCTTGGTGGTCAGTGAATACGCGCCGGGCACCCCGCCTGCGCGGCATCGATTTCTCACACGCAATAGATTGGCCGCCGCGGTGTCGAGAGCCACGCTCATGGTGGAAGCTCCGTATCGTTCGGGTGCGATCAACACAATGAACTGGGCTGAGGCGATGCTCAAGCCGTGTCTTGCCGTGCCGGGGCCAGTGGATGTGGCTGCGAGTCAGGGGAGTTTACGTCGGATTCAGCAGGGGCGTGCGCATCTCATCCGTAACACCCAGGACATTCTTGAGATTCTGGAACCAGTGGGTGCACAGTTAGAGATTCCGCTTTCCGGCGACGAGGCGATGGAGGAAGGCCCCGCATTGAGTTGGCAGGAAACCGCCGTGTTTGACGCCGCCGGGGTGGAACATGACGCAACTGGGCAGCTCGCTCAGATTCAGCGTGACACGGGGCTTAGTTCGCAGATGATCGTTCGCACCGTGCGCAAGCTAGAAAGCGCTGGCCTGTTGCGCAGGGAAGGGGACCGCTGGGTCAAGACGCATGAGGAAGAAGGGCGACCAACGATAAGGTGA
- the rlmN gene encoding 23S rRNA (adenine(2503)-C(2))-methyltransferase RlmN has protein sequence MATPVQLNFSAPRRGMPPTHMADLSREDLQGKVKDLGLPKFRADQIARQYYGRLQGDPGEMTDIPESARELVREALFPPLMTPIRNREADDGETRKTLWRLHDGTLLESVLMRYPGRATLCISSQAGCGMACPFCATGQGGLDRNLSVGEMVEQVRNAAVDMRDGKVAGEEGRLSNIVFMGMGEPLANYKRVVETIRKITSPAPEGFGISQRNVTVSTVGLAPAIRKLADEEMTVRLAVSLHTPDDELRDELVPVNNRWSVEEVLDAARYYADKSGRRVSIEYALIRDINDQPWRADLLGKKLHGALGSKVHVNVIPLNPTPGSKWDASPRERQDEFVRRVIAQGVPCTVRDTKGQEIAAACGQLAAEES, from the coding sequence ATGGCTACACCAGTGCAACTGAATTTCTCCGCGCCTCGCCGTGGCATGCCGCCTACACACATGGCGGATCTGTCCCGTGAGGATCTTCAAGGCAAGGTTAAGGATCTGGGCTTGCCTAAGTTCCGTGCCGACCAAATTGCTCGCCAGTATTACGGGCGACTTCAGGGCGACCCAGGGGAGATGACTGATATCCCTGAGTCTGCACGCGAGTTGGTGCGCGAGGCTCTGTTTCCCCCTTTGATGACGCCGATCCGCAATAGGGAAGCGGACGATGGTGAGACGCGAAAGACGCTGTGGCGGCTGCACGATGGCACGCTCCTAGAATCCGTGCTCATGCGTTACCCAGGGCGCGCCACTCTGTGCATTTCTTCTCAGGCGGGCTGCGGAATGGCCTGTCCCTTCTGTGCCACTGGTCAGGGTGGTTTGGACCGCAATCTGTCCGTCGGTGAGATGGTGGAGCAGGTTCGTAACGCCGCAGTGGATATGCGTGATGGCAAGGTGGCTGGGGAGGAAGGCCGCTTGTCCAATATCGTGTTCATGGGCATGGGCGAGCCGTTGGCGAACTACAAGCGCGTGGTAGAGACCATTCGCAAGATCACCAGTCCTGCTCCAGAGGGCTTCGGTATCTCGCAGCGCAATGTGACCGTCTCTACGGTCGGTCTGGCGCCGGCGATCCGCAAGCTCGCTGACGAAGAGATGACGGTGCGCCTGGCCGTGTCACTTCACACACCAGACGATGAGCTGCGTGATGAGCTAGTTCCCGTGAACAATCGTTGGTCGGTGGAGGAAGTGCTGGACGCTGCCCGCTACTACGCGGACAAGTCTGGCCGCCGAGTGTCCATCGAATATGCCCTCATCCGCGATATCAACGATCAGCCGTGGCGCGCCGACCTGCTGGGCAAGAAGCTCCATGGTGCGCTCGGATCAAAGGTGCACGTCAATGTGATTCCTTTGAATCCGACGCCAGGAAGCAAGTGGGATGCATCCCCTCGTGAACGCCAGGATGAGTTCGTCCGTCGCGTTATCGCCCAGGGCGTGCCGTGCACAGTCCGCGATACGAAGGGACAGGAGATCGCCGCTGCTTGTGGCCAGTTGGCGGCGGAAGAGAGCTAA
- a CDS encoding M23 family metallopeptidase has protein sequence MKLFPLALLTALAFLLATPTPLQLSPEWIQLAAPQPSATHRLPITHPPGAEPASFVLAPADIPEENWNAGHRGVDLDAQPGDAIYASRGGTVHFAGVIAGTPVVSILHADGVRTTYEPVIRSVTKGEQVRRGQVIGHLANTATLPETARTDLGLSWGAKIGERYLDPMTLLGSPRVRLKIANA, from the coding sequence ATGAAGCTTTTTCCTCTAGCACTGCTCACAGCGTTGGCCTTCCTCTTAGCAACGCCTACTCCCCTTCAGCTATCGCCGGAATGGATACAACTGGCTGCTCCACAGCCATCGGCGACTCACCGCCTGCCCATCACCCACCCGCCAGGTGCGGAACCAGCGAGCTTCGTGCTCGCACCAGCAGATATTCCCGAGGAAAACTGGAATGCGGGTCATCGTGGCGTCGATCTCGACGCACAGCCGGGGGACGCAATCTACGCCAGTCGCGGTGGCACCGTTCATTTCGCCGGCGTGATCGCAGGAACACCTGTAGTCTCGATTCTCCATGCCGATGGAGTGCGGACCACCTACGAACCGGTTATCCGCAGCGTGACCAAAGGCGAGCAGGTCAGACGTGGGCAAGTTATCGGTCACCTCGCCAACACTGCGACCTTGCCGGAAACTGCGCGCACCGATCTAGGACTGTCGTGGGGCGCGAAAATCGGCGAGCGCTACCTCGATCCCATGACGTTGCTGGGCTCACCGCGCGTACGGCTGAAAATCGCTAACGCGTAA
- a CDS encoding phosphatidate cytidylyltransferase, protein MAAPKPKNSAGRDLKKAIGVGVFLGAVVIACLQTPFAWYPLVATAMGLATYEVWRRLYEAGYVLPLVMLVVGSQVMVYLSWPFGTTGLVAGYATSVLLLMVSRLFHHGRKSPPHNYVRDTAVGILILTWIPLFGAFAAMLSRMENASVAGNAFIFTFMICVVASDVGGYVFGVFFGTHAMAPAVSPKKSWEGFGGSVVFSTIAGVLCVVFLLHGPFWVGVLLGVGLAACGTLGDLVESQFKRDLGIKDMSGMLPGHGGLMDRLDGLLPAAMITWVVLNMISFV, encoded by the coding sequence ATGGCAGCCCCAAAGCCGAAAAACAGCGCCGGTCGCGATCTCAAGAAGGCGATCGGCGTTGGCGTGTTTCTTGGTGCAGTTGTCATCGCCTGTCTGCAGACACCTTTCGCGTGGTACCCGTTGGTTGCCACCGCAATGGGACTGGCAACCTACGAAGTCTGGCGACGTCTCTACGAGGCAGGCTATGTTCTTCCGCTAGTGATGCTGGTCGTCGGCAGCCAGGTAATGGTCTATCTTTCCTGGCCTTTTGGCACCACGGGTCTCGTGGCTGGGTACGCCACGTCCGTGTTGCTCCTGATGGTGTCTCGGCTATTCCACCACGGTAGGAAATCTCCGCCACACAATTATGTCCGAGACACGGCGGTGGGAATCCTGATTCTTACGTGGATCCCTTTGTTCGGTGCCTTCGCCGCCATGCTGTCACGCATGGAGAACGCATCCGTTGCCGGCAATGCTTTCATTTTTACCTTCATGATCTGCGTGGTGGCCTCCGATGTGGGCGGCTACGTCTTCGGTGTCTTCTTCGGCACCCACGCCATGGCGCCAGCAGTGAGCCCGAAGAAATCTTGGGAGGGTTTCGGCGGCTCCGTGGTGTTCTCCACCATCGCTGGTGTGCTGTGCGTCGTGTTCCTCCTCCATGGCCCATTCTGGGTTGGTGTGCTCCTGGGCGTCGGACTCGCAGCCTGCGGAACGTTGGGCGACCTCGTGGAGTCGCAATTTAAGCGAGATTTGGGCATTAAGGACATGTCTGGAATGCTTCCGGGCCATGGTGGCCTGATGGACCGTCTCGATGGCCTGCTACCCGCAGCAATGATCACGTGGGTCGTGCTCAACATGATCAGTTTCGTCTAA
- the rpsB gene encoding 30S ribosomal protein S2 yields MAVVTMRELLDAGVHFGHQTRRWNPKMKRFIFTDRNGIYIIDLQQTLTFIDEAYEFVKETVAHGGNILYVGTKKQAQEAVQTEAERVGMPYVNHRWLGGMLTNFQTVAKRLHRLKELQAMDAAEDGYKGRTKKEVLMLTRERNKLERVLGGISNMSKVPSALWIVDTNKEHIAVSEAHKLNIPVVAILDTNCDPDVVDYPIPGNDDAIRSANLLTSVISHAVEAGRAARAERQEAAAKEAAGDADKAQAEAAESTEAPAAEASEEKSAE; encoded by the coding sequence ATGGCTGTTGTTACTATGCGCGAGCTGCTGGACGCTGGTGTCCACTTCGGTCACCAGACCCGTCGTTGGAACCCGAAGATGAAGCGTTTCATCTTCACCGACCGCAACGGCATCTACATCATCGACCTGCAGCAGACTCTGACCTTCATTGACGAGGCTTACGAGTTCGTCAAGGAGACCGTTGCCCACGGCGGCAACATCCTGTACGTCGGTACCAAGAAGCAGGCTCAGGAAGCAGTACAGACCGAGGCTGAGCGCGTTGGCATGCCATACGTCAACCACCGTTGGCTGGGCGGTATGCTGACCAACTTCCAGACTGTTGCGAAGCGTCTGCACCGTCTCAAGGAGCTCCAGGCCATGGACGCTGCTGAAGACGGCTACAAGGGCCGCACCAAGAAGGAAGTTCTCATGCTGACCCGTGAGCGCAACAAGCTGGAGCGCGTGCTGGGCGGTATTTCCAACATGTCCAAGGTTCCTTCCGCACTGTGGATCGTGGACACCAACAAGGAGCACATCGCAGTCTCCGAGGCTCACAAGCTGAACATCCCAGTCGTGGCCATCCTGGACACCAACTGCGACCCTGATGTTGTCGATTACCCAATTCCGGGCAACGACGATGCCATTCGCTCCGCTAACCTGCTGACCTCCGTGATTTCCCACGCTGTTGAGGCTGGTCGCGCAGCCCGTGCCGAGCGTCAGGAAGCTGCAGCTAAGGAGGCTGCCGGCGATGCTGATAAGGCACAGGCTGAGGCCGCTGAGTCCACCGAGGCTCCAGCTGCTGAGGCATCTGAGGAAAAGTCCGCAGAGTAA
- the frr gene encoding ribosome recycling factor, whose protein sequence is MIDDILLESEERMTHSVEHVREDLTTIRTGRANPAMFNGVIADYYGVPTPITQMATISVPEPRMLIIKPYEQSAMQEIENAIRNSDLGVNPTNDGQVLRVTVPQLTEERRRDLVKVAKSKGEDGKIAIRNIRRKGMEQLHNIQKDGEAGEDEVRAAEKDLDKVTQNYVGQIDSLVQNKEKELMEV, encoded by the coding sequence ATGATTGACGACATTCTGCTCGAGTCCGAAGAGCGCATGACCCACTCCGTGGAGCACGTTCGCGAAGATCTGACGACGATCCGCACGGGTCGCGCCAACCCCGCGATGTTCAACGGTGTCATCGCCGACTACTACGGCGTTCCCACTCCGATCACTCAGATGGCGACCATCTCTGTGCCGGAACCCCGCATGTTGATCATCAAGCCGTACGAGCAATCCGCTATGCAGGAGATCGAGAATGCAATCCGCAACTCTGATCTCGGCGTGAATCCGACGAACGACGGTCAGGTTCTGCGCGTGACCGTTCCGCAGCTGACTGAGGAGCGTCGCCGTGATCTGGTGAAGGTTGCTAAGTCCAAGGGCGAGGATGGCAAGATCGCCATTCGTAATATTCGCCGTAAGGGCATGGAACAGCTGCACAACATTCAGAAGGATGGGGAGGCTGGCGAGGATGAGGTCCGCGCAGCGGAGAAGGACCTCGACAAGGTCACCCAGAATTATGTCGGCCAGATCGACTCCTTGGTTCAGAACAAGGAGAAGGAGCTGATGGAGGTCTAG
- a CDS encoding DUF2469 domain-containing protein, which yields MSAEELDDYEANVELSMYREYRDVVSQFSYVVETERRFYLANVVEVFPRNSGGEVYYELRMSDAWVWDMYRPARFVRFVRVITYKDFNIEELDKPELQLPDN from the coding sequence GTGAGCGCAGAAGAGCTGGACGACTACGAAGCAAACGTTGAACTGTCCATGTACCGCGAATACCGCGATGTGGTCAGCCAATTTTCCTACGTGGTGGAAACGGAGCGGCGTTTCTACCTGGCCAACGTTGTCGAGGTCTTTCCCCGCAACTCGGGTGGGGAGGTCTACTACGAGCTCCGGATGTCCGATGCGTGGGTGTGGGATATGTACCGTCCAGCACGTTTCGTCCGATTCGTCCGGGTCATCACGTACAAGGACTTCAATATTGAGGAGCTCGATAAGCCGGAATTGCAACTTCCGGATAACTGA
- a CDS encoding YifB family Mg chelatase-like AAA ATPase encodes MGVGHTFAMALEGLEGLVVRVECDLGLGLPGISVIGMGDAAVVQARDRVRAALNNSGLQWPGQRVVMSLSPAGVPKTGAGYDLAMVCAMLVAKEMGPSTQDWMEGTVLVGELGLDGRLRAVPGVLPIIVAARRRGFRRVVVPQANAAEAHQAADMVEGIVVLVADTLLEVVEWMRTHAGLLEVREFISLLGGVEQLGQAAPSGQEAGDMADVVSQPEARRAVEIAAAGGHALLLLGPPGSGKSMLAQRLPGILPPMSTAEKMEAAALHSIAGQKGNMEGIFAGIRPFVAPHHTVSQAGLIGGGARPVPGAVSLAHHGVLFIDEIAEVARPVLDTLRVPMENHRVELLRQRRSVRFPAQFQLVCAANPCPCGAEFDADCTCPSGARVRYQAKLSGPLRERIDVFARTRSNKLAVLKEGGEETTDTIRERVCLADDRARARWRGVDRKKSERDWVNATVPGTILRRDFPAEDAGMYALQDMLRGGGLSQRGIDRALRVSWTLCDLRGGKQPTIGDVLDAVELYSVDN; translated from the coding sequence ATGGGTGTGGGACATACATTTGCAATGGCGCTCGAGGGGCTCGAGGGGCTAGTCGTGCGCGTGGAATGTGACCTGGGCTTGGGCTTGCCTGGGATCAGCGTGATCGGCATGGGTGATGCCGCAGTGGTGCAAGCACGCGATCGCGTACGGGCGGCGCTCAACAACTCGGGCCTGCAGTGGCCTGGGCAGCGTGTGGTGATGAGCCTTTCGCCGGCGGGAGTTCCGAAAACAGGAGCGGGGTACGACCTGGCGATGGTGTGTGCGATGTTGGTGGCCAAGGAGATGGGACCGTCGACACAGGATTGGATGGAAGGCACCGTCCTCGTGGGTGAGCTCGGTCTTGATGGGCGTTTGCGGGCGGTGCCGGGAGTGCTACCGATCATTGTTGCGGCCAGGCGGCGGGGCTTTCGTAGGGTAGTGGTGCCACAGGCCAATGCTGCCGAGGCACACCAGGCAGCGGACATGGTGGAGGGGATCGTCGTCCTCGTGGCCGATACCCTGTTGGAGGTCGTGGAATGGATGCGGACGCATGCTGGTCTGCTCGAGGTTCGTGAGTTTATCTCTTTGCTCGGTGGAGTAGAGCAGCTCGGTCAGGCTGCCCCGAGTGGGCAGGAGGCAGGGGATATGGCGGATGTTGTTTCCCAGCCGGAGGCCCGCCGAGCGGTGGAGATTGCAGCTGCAGGTGGACACGCGTTGCTCCTTCTCGGGCCACCGGGATCGGGGAAATCGATGTTGGCCCAGCGTTTGCCTGGCATTCTGCCTCCCATGAGCACGGCAGAGAAGATGGAAGCCGCAGCACTTCATTCGATCGCAGGGCAAAAGGGCAATATGGAAGGTATTTTTGCCGGTATCCGACCCTTCGTAGCCCCGCATCACACGGTGTCGCAGGCCGGACTCATCGGCGGTGGGGCTCGACCAGTTCCCGGCGCGGTGAGCTTGGCTCACCACGGGGTGTTGTTTATTGACGAAATCGCCGAGGTTGCGCGCCCAGTACTGGACACGCTGCGCGTGCCGATGGAAAACCACAGGGTGGAATTACTGCGGCAACGCCGTAGCGTGCGTTTCCCAGCACAGTTCCAGCTGGTGTGTGCCGCGAATCCGTGCCCGTGTGGTGCGGAGTTCGATGCCGACTGCACATGCCCTTCCGGGGCGCGAGTGCGCTACCAGGCGAAGCTATCTGGCCCCTTGCGTGAGCGCATCGATGTTTTTGCCCGTACTCGGAGCAATAAACTAGCCGTGCTCAAAGAGGGTGGGGAGGAAACCACAGATACTATCCGCGAAAGAGTTTGTCTGGCAGACGACAGGGCGCGGGCACGCTGGCGTGGCGTGGATAGGAAGAAAAGCGAACGAGACTGGGTCAATGCGACCGTGCCGGGGACAATACTCCGTAGAGATTTCCCTGCCGAGGATGCGGGGATGTATGCACTCCAGGACATGTTGCGTGGTGGTGGACTATCGCAGCGCGGAATTGACCGGGCGTTGCGGGTCAGCTGGACTTTGTGCGACTTGCGGGGCGGGAAGCAGCCGACAATCGGTGATGTGCTGGACGCCGTTGAGCTTTACAGCGTTGACAACTAG
- a CDS encoding YraN family protein: MTTRDVGHRGEEIAVQYLEALGWAILDRNWHCRYGELDIVALDREKVVTVVEVKYRSTTTFGGGAAAVTAEKLLKLRRATALWLRERREELRERGLGQAAVAIDVIDVGPQGVRDHVVGCM; the protein is encoded by the coding sequence ATGACAACAAGGGATGTGGGACATAGGGGAGAAGAGATCGCTGTGCAGTACCTGGAGGCACTGGGGTGGGCGATTCTCGATCGCAATTGGCACTGCCGGTATGGGGAACTGGATATTGTTGCCCTCGACCGCGAGAAGGTGGTCACAGTGGTGGAAGTGAAGTACCGCAGTACGACAACCTTCGGTGGCGGGGCTGCGGCCGTGACGGCGGAGAAGCTGCTGAAGCTGCGCAGGGCGACAGCGCTGTGGTTGCGGGAGCGACGTGAGGAGCTGCGTGAGCGTGGTCTGGGGCAGGCTGCGGTGGCGATCGACGTCATAGATGTCGGGCCACAAGGGGTTCGCGATCACGTTGTGGGGTGCATGTAA